The following nucleotide sequence is from Paenibacillus odorifer.
GACATCAAACTGTTCTGGAATGAGGACGAGAAGGGCAGCTTGATGTTTGGCGCCGTACATCCGGATGCTAAGAAATACCTGGAAACGATGGCGTCCTGGATGGCGAAGGGCTACATGGACAGAGATGCAGGCATGCAGGACCCGAGCCAAGCGTCCGAACTGGCGGTTAACGGAATGGCTGGTGTCATGTTCGGCCCGTTTTGGATGGGAGCCTGGCCGCTCGGCGATACAGTGAAGGTCGACCCGGAAGCGGATTGGGAGGCTTATTCCCTTCCTGCCGGACCGGATGGGTTAAAGGGCAAGGCACAAAAGCCGTTGTACGGTATCTATACGGTGTTCAGCAAGGATTTCACGAATATGGAAGCCTGGTTCGCTTATTATAACAAGTTGCTTGCCAAAAATTTCGGACCGGATGATCCGTACTTCGATCCCCGATTCGCACAAGGGTTTCACGAAGGTTACGATTATGTGATCATGAACGACAAGGTCATTACTGTCAATTTTGCGACTGAAGGCGTGCCGAATGATAAGTGGCCGCTTGCGGACGGGTCTTCAATGGATATGCGCTGGATGCTCTATCCGCTGACAGGTGGCGCTCCAGCCTTGCCTTATATGAATGCGGATGCAATCAGAAAATTATCTGAAAATTCGGAAGCCATAGTGACGACGCCGATCGAACAAGCCATTAAAGGTTTGAATTCGGCTCAACTTACGGCGGCTGGGGTAGCGATTGCCGAGCAGGGACTCGAAATCCCGAACCGGTACCACGGACCTTTAACGGACGGGATGGAGAAACACGGAGTGTTCCTGCAGAAACTCGCAACGGAGAGTTATCTGAGCATCATTTATAGCGAGAAGCCGCTCTCCTACTTTGATGAGTTCGTAGCCCAATTTTACAAGAATGGCGGCGACGTAATCACGAGAGAAGTAAATAATTGGTACATGGAAAACAAGCCATAATATTGTGGCTTGTTTTCTTCTATGTTCCTTTATTTCTTCTATATAACAGGATTAACTTATTGAATTAAAATGATTTTATTAGAAAGCGTTTTCAATAAAAAGAGGTGAT
It contains:
- a CDS encoding extracellular solute-binding protein; translation: MKKQKRKARFLWAVLSGVLLVSGCLSNTGKTAQNSTSNGETKPVWDFKYDPPITITTGIVDENRPNAFKPDESLTDNVHTRWMEDNLGIVTKFDWIVSKFEDADTKIRLALAVNGKLPDTLSAEGDILKYLLKADKLLPLDDAIEKYAHPKLKEALEKYAYTMAEVTKDGKIYGLPRFSAGDEGTVMWIRKDWLEKLSLNPPTTISELENVLKAFSEQDPNGNGEDDEVGLAVPLKEGPWSWMGQTDAIGGAFSRQMISTSDIKLFWNEDEKGSLMFGAVHPDAKKYLETMASWMAKGYMDRDAGMQDPSQASELAVNGMAGVMFGPFWMGAWPLGDTVKVDPEADWEAYSLPAGPDGLKGKAQKPLYGIYTVFSKDFTNMEAWFAYYNKLLAKNFGPDDPYFDPRFAQGFHEGYDYVIMNDKVITVNFATEGVPNDKWPLADGSSMDMRWMLYPLTGGAPALPYMNADAIRKLSENSEAIVTTPIEQAIKGLNSAQLTAAGVAIAEQGLEIPNRYHGPLTDGMEKHGVFLQKLATESYLSIIYSEKPLSYFDEFVAQFYKNGGDVITREVNNWYMENKP